The Lewinellaceae bacterium genome has a segment encoding these proteins:
- a CDS encoding polyprenyl synthetase family protein: MQLVQRFYPVIEKYLIENSFSRDPQALYDPVNYILKLGGKRLRPVLVLAACDLFGTDYHKALSAALSVEIFHNFSLVHDDIMDDAPLRRGKPTVHERYNTNTAILSGDVMVILAYEYLCKTEDKTVIPRILDIFNETAIKVCEGQQYDMDFETSNDISIPDYLKMIELKTAALLVGSLGIGAVIGGASAADFYGICEFGRNIGIAFQLQDDFLDTFGDAQKVGKQPGGDIIQNKKTWLILKALEIAPPDLKKTLQKWMENVEGDDQLKVREVTQIFNTLNIPHLMVEAMKRYKEEALVHLEKISGSGSSKQGLEELADLIIVRDY, encoded by the coding sequence ATGCAGCTGGTTCAACGATTTTATCCTGTAATAGAGAAGTACCTTATAGAAAATTCTTTTTCAAGGGACCCACAGGCACTTTATGATCCTGTTAATTACATTCTGAAACTTGGGGGTAAAAGGCTAAGGCCGGTTCTGGTTTTGGCTGCCTGTGACCTTTTTGGTACGGATTATCACAAAGCGCTTTCTGCAGCTTTGTCTGTGGAGATTTTCCACAACTTTAGCCTCGTACATGATGATATCATGGATGATGCGCCGCTGAGAAGGGGAAAACCCACTGTTCATGAACGGTATAATACAAATACGGCCATCCTTTCCGGGGATGTAATGGTAATCCTTGCTTATGAGTATTTGTGTAAAACAGAGGATAAAACTGTCATCCCCAGGATATTGGACATTTTCAATGAAACAGCAATAAAGGTTTGTGAGGGGCAACAATATGACATGGATTTTGAAACCTCCAATGATATTTCCATTCCTGATTATTTAAAAATGATCGAGTTGAAAACAGCCGCATTGTTGGTGGGAAGCCTGGGCATCGGTGCCGTTATAGGAGGGGCTTCAGCGGCAGATTTCTACGGAATTTGTGAATTCGGGCGAAATATAGGAATAGCTTTTCAGCTTCAGGACGATTTTCTAGATACTTTCGGAGATGCTCAAAAAGTGGGGAAACAACCCGGGGGGGATATTATTCAAAATAAGAAAACCTGGTTGATACTCAAGGCATTGGAGATCGCTCCGCCGGATTTGAAGAAGACCCTTCAAAAATGGATGGAAAATGTTGAAGGAGACGATCAGTTGAAGGTTCGGGAAGTGACCCAAATTTTTAACACGCTCAATATCCCACATCTTATGGTTGAAGCAATGAAGCGGTATAAGGAAGAGGCCCTTGTTCATCTCGAAAAAATATCAGGCTCAGGCTCATCAAAGCAGGGCCTGGAAGAATTAGCTGATTTGATCATTGTCAGGGATTATTAA
- a CDS encoding response regulator has translation MRSKRQVNILLIEDNSGDIWLTREAFKQSNKNTNLEVVTDGVEAYNYLKKKDPYQDKPLPDLILLDLNLPKWDGRDVLEKVKTDEDLKHIPIIILTTSNAKKDVINCYKLYANCFITKPVDYESFFLIIQQIEGFWIDTVILPTSI, from the coding sequence ATGAGAAGTAAAAGACAGGTTAATATTCTTCTGATCGAAGACAACTCAGGTGATATTTGGTTAACAAGGGAAGCATTTAAACAAAGTAACAAAAACACTAACCTGGAAGTAGTTACTGACGGGGTTGAAGCTTATAATTACCTTAAAAAAAAGGATCCATATCAAGATAAACCCCTTCCTGATCTGATCTTACTAGATCTGAATCTGCCTAAATGGGATGGTAGAGATGTGCTGGAAAAGGTAAAAACAGACGAAGACCTTAAACACATTCCGATCATTATCCTGACTACCTCAAACGCAAAAAAAGACGTTATCAATTGTTACAAGTTATATGCCAATTGTTTTATCACCAAACCGGTTGATTACGAGAGTTTTTTTTTAATCATCCAACAAATAGAGGGCTTTTGGATTGATACCGTTATTTTACCCACTTCAATTTAA
- a CDS encoding response regulator, with translation MKQLSVINILVIEDNRRDVQLIREFLKSASFKYKLFHSASLIGGLDLLEEKPIDLVLLDLSLDDTSGFNTLTDYLKKVENIPVIVLTGDKKESVGIKSVSAGAQDFLVKGEFNEERLASAIKYSIQRFKSQAKLLEKNQQLSIKEKRYREAQKIGKYTNWEMNIVSNKMKWSDEMFDIFGFSPQSFTPSLSDFLRYVHIEDRQKVEAFFESAIKTGELTKIKHRILVNGRQIKLLSLRVHVKYDETTNNIILFGNLQELTEGSVNHVTNNDQTEQIPSGLKLEYSSAIPKNFNFFEYLAISTGYLSELLNSDLNPVQLDLVKNIALALGNYTKLTSSLQNLLPILAQTNPAPDQEFITSELAEDIKNLFQLQKLLSKTVVNFHLRNNPPENLYGSRKDIRIAIFNLLLQAIAFNEENQDINVDIEYLEHPVSVLQFSIIFKGDPTEINETGKLSREPNVFRLENIPNLLQVHPLDIVTNAYHLLRSDARLTVKRARLNTITVTFPVEKIEKKADGEQISSPVNFLLVEDHVMNQIVLKKTLTAWSGKISVEVVPSGKAAIEALKRRFFDLILINVNLPDIDGIETARLIRKHKTTPILGISSYPSSQEKSLCLEAGMNEYLEKPFIHNQLFEKILFLLQ, from the coding sequence ATGAAACAATTATCGGTTATCAATATTTTGGTTATTGAAGATAACCGCAGGGACGTCCAACTGATTAGAGAATTTCTCAAAAGTGCTTCATTTAAATATAAGCTCTTTCATTCCGCTTCTTTAATTGGCGGTCTTGACTTGCTCGAAGAAAAGCCCATTGATCTTGTTCTTTTGGATTTGTCCCTGGATGACACATCTGGTTTCAATACCCTGACAGATTATTTAAAGAAAGTTGAAAACATCCCGGTAATTGTATTAACCGGAGATAAAAAGGAGTCCGTAGGAATCAAATCCGTTTCGGCCGGGGCACAGGACTTTCTAGTCAAGGGGGAGTTCAACGAGGAGAGGCTGGCCAGTGCCATAAAATATTCGATCCAAAGATTTAAAAGCCAGGCTAAATTATTGGAAAAAAACCAACAACTATCCATAAAGGAAAAAAGATACAGAGAAGCCCAAAAAATAGGAAAATACACCAATTGGGAAATGAATATCGTCAGCAATAAAATGAAATGGTCTGATGAGATGTTCGATATTTTTGGCTTTTCTCCCCAAAGTTTCACTCCCAGTCTTTCTGATTTTCTAAGGTACGTACATATTGAAGACAGGCAAAAGGTTGAAGCCTTTTTTGAAAGCGCTATCAAGACCGGCGAGCTGACCAAAATTAAACACAGGATTTTGGTTAATGGCCGGCAAATAAAACTCCTTAGCCTGAGGGTTCACGTCAAATACGATGAAACCACAAATAACATCATCCTTTTTGGAAATCTTCAGGAGTTGACCGAAGGCTCTGTTAACCATGTTACAAATAATGATCAGACTGAACAAATTCCTTCTGGTCTTAAACTCGAATATTCCTCAGCTATCCCAAAAAATTTCAACTTTTTTGAATACCTGGCGATTTCTACAGGGTATCTTTCAGAATTGTTAAATTCTGACCTTAACCCCGTCCAATTAGATTTGGTAAAAAACATAGCCCTGGCCCTGGGAAATTATACAAAATTGACCAGTAGTCTTCAAAACCTGCTCCCAATACTGGCGCAAACCAATCCGGCGCCTGACCAGGAATTTATTACATCAGAACTGGCCGAGGATATCAAAAATCTATTTCAACTACAGAAATTACTATCCAAAACGGTTGTAAATTTCCACCTGAGAAACAATCCTCCTGAAAACCTGTACGGATCCCGAAAGGATATTCGAATCGCTATTTTTAACCTTTTATTACAAGCCATTGCCTTTAATGAGGAAAACCAGGATATCAACGTTGACATTGAATACCTGGAACACCCCGTTTCCGTGCTTCAATTCAGTATAATTTTCAAGGGCGATCCAACCGAAATCAACGAAACCGGCAAACTGAGCAGAGAACCCAATGTTTTCAGGCTGGAAAATATCCCAAACCTGCTACAGGTTCATCCATTGGACATCGTCACTAATGCCTATCACTTACTTAGATCGGATGCCAGATTAACCGTAAAAAGGGCGAGATTAAATACCATTACCGTTACTTTCCCTGTTGAAAAGATCGAAAAAAAGGCCGATGGCGAACAGATTTCGAGCCCCGTCAATTTCCTGTTGGTAGAAGATCATGTCATGAATCAAATTGTTTTGAAAAAAACACTGACCGCATGGTCAGGAAAAATTTCCGTGGAGGTTGTGCCTTCCGGTAAAGCCGCTATTGAAGCGCTAAAAAGGAGATTTTTCGACTTGATTCTGATCAATGTAAATCTTCCCGATATAGATGGCATTGAAACAGCACGGCTAATTAGGAAACATAAAACAACTCCCATCCTGGGGATCAGCTCCTACCCTTCCAGCCAGGAAAAATCCCTATGCCTTGAAGCCGGGATGAATGAATACCTCGAAAAACCTTTTATCCATAACCAACTATTCGAAAAAATCCTTTTTTTGCTCCAATAA